The following DNA comes from Teredinibacter haidensis.
TCTTGCGGATTGAAAAAATCATACTCAATGGCATAGCCGGGACGGCAGATATGGGCGTTTTCAAAACCCTTAATCGAGCGCACCAGAGCCAACTGAATATCAAAGGGTAAACTGGTGGAAATGCCGTTGGGGTAGAGTTCGTGGGTCGTTAGCCCTTCCGGCTCTATAAAAATCTGATGGCTGTCTTTGTCGGCAAAGCGATTAACCTTGTCTTCAATGGATGGACAGTAGCGTGGGCCAACCCCTTCAATTACACCGGTAAACATAGGGGAACGATCGAACCCACCGCGAATGATCTCGTGCGTCTGCAGATTAGTATGGGTAATCCAACAACAGGTCTGCTGAGGATGGTCGTCTGACGAGCCCAAGTAGGACATAGCCGTAACGGGGCTGTCTCCCCACTGTTCTTCCAAGCCATCAAAATTAACCGAACGAGCATCAATACGCGGCGGTGTGCCGGTCTTTAGTCGTTCAACCCGCAAAGGAAGCTCACGCAGCCGACCTGCGAGAGAAATAGACGGAGGATCCCCCGCGCGACCACCCGAGTGGTTTTCCATGCCTATATGGATGCGACCACCGAGAAACGTTCCCGCTGTAAGCACAACAGCAGGTGCTCTGAATTTTAAACCCATCTGCGTAATAACCCCCGTAACCCTTTCTCCTTCAACGATAAGGTCATCCACCGCTTGTTGGAAAATAGAGAGGTTCGGCTGATTTTCGAGGGTTTCACGAATGGCGGCTTTGTACAGAATACGGTCGGCCTGCGCACGTGTAGCTCTAACAGCTGGGCCCTTGCGGTTATTTAGCACGCGAAACTGAATCCCTCCCTTATCCGTCGCTTTCGCCATTACTCCGCCAAGGGCATCAATTTCTTTTACCAAGTGACTCTTACCAATACCGCCTATAGCCGGGTTACAGCTCATCTGGCCCAGTGTTTCAATATTGTGAGTTAACAGTAGGGTCTTACATCCCATGCGGGCAGCGGCTAGACAGGCTTCAGTTCCTGCATGTCCTCCACCAATCACAATAACGTCAAAATCCGTTGGATAAATCATATTTCAGCCTGAGCTCATTTTAAGAGGCAAAAAGGGCGAGCATTATAAGGATTGCTGTTCAAAAAAAGAACTTTGTTTTTTCGGAAAAGAGTCGTTATTACTTATATATAAGTTAATAGAAAAATAGATTAGTTATTTAGATAGATTAGTTATAGTTATTAATATTAGCCAAGCTAATTTCTGTGAATAACCAATTATTTTCTAATTAAATCAAATAGATACGGGAATGATAATGCACTTATAAAAGTGGTATTAGCTGCGTAACTGCTGGTAGCAAACTGTAGTGAAAAAGGGCACTTATTCATGCGGTTATTTTTTGTACTAAATTTGTGTGGATAAATTCCAATGTTTTTCCCAGCTTGTTACAGTGGTTACTCATAAGTTATTCACAACTGGTTGATTGGTATACGGTTTTAAGTTTTTTGTTGTGATTTTTTTGTGGATAAACTCTGGTTAAGTTTTGATAGTGATTGTTTACTGTTCTTTCTCTGTTAATAAAGTGTTAGTTAGTGTGAATAAGTTTTACGCGAAGATATGTCTTTGTTGCTTGCCGGAGCTAAGTCGGCAATAAATAGCCACAACTCAGAGCGCATCAGACACGAATATTTGAACTAGTGAACGGAGGAGTGAAACCTTGGGGGAGAGGAATAGTCTTGAGTGTTTGCTTACTTACCGATACAAAAGCTGGAAAAAATCTTTCCCAGTAAGTCGTCCGGTGTGAATTTACCGGTAATTTCACTCAAGTGCTCTTGAGCGAGGCGTAGATCGTCTGCCAGAAGTTCGCCGGCAGCGTGATGCCGCAGTTGGTATTGGCCGGTCAGTAGGTATTCCTGGGCCTTGTTTATGGCTTCGATATGGCGTCGCCGAGCGCTGAAGCCGCCTTCTGCGACGGAGTGGAAGCCCATGATCTGCTTTAGGTGCTCCCGAATATTATCTAGGCCAGAACCGGTTTTTGCTGAAATGGCAATTTCGTGGATATTCGATTTCTGTTCTTGAATTTGGTAACCGCTTTCGTCGATCTTATTGGTGATGATAGTAAGCTTTGAAAATGCTTCAGGGTGCTTACCCAGCTGCTCCCAGTAGTCTTCTTGTTCAAGGTTAACGGGGGGGTTTGTACTATCGACCATCAATAGAATGCGGTCGGCCTGCTCAATTTCCTTCCAGGCCCTTTCTATACCGATCTGCTCTACTTTGTCTGAACTTTTACGTAAACCGGCGGTGTCGATTACATGGAGCGGCATTCCATCGATATGAATATGTTCACGCAGCACATCACGGGTGGTGCCTTCAATGTCGGTTACGATCGCCACTTCGCGCTGTGCGAGGGCATTTAGAAGACTCGATTTTCCCGCGTTGGGGCGTCCTGCAATAACCACTTTCATTCCTTCCCGCATGAGTACGCCCTGCTGGGCGCTATCCAAGATTGAGGCGGTTTCTTCTATTAGGGTTTGCAGGTCACCTTGTACTTTACCGTCACTCAAAAAGTCAATTTCCTCTTCCGGGAAATCAATCGCGGATTCGACATACATTCGTAAATGTATTAATCCGTCGACTAATGAATTGATCTTCTTTGAAAAATCTCCCTTTAAGGAGTTTAACGCTTGTTTGGCTGCTTGTTGAGAGCTGGCGTCGATCAGGTCGGCAATAGCTTCAGCTTGGGCAAGGTCGAGTTTATCGTTGAGAAATGCTCTTTCAGAAAACTCACCGGGGAGGGCCATGCGTGCGCCCGATTTGAGAATGGCAGAGAGCAGCATATCCAAAATAACCGGACCGCCGTGTCCCTGAAATTCCAGTACATCTTCGCCGGTAAAGGAGTTTGGGTTTGGAAAGAAAAGGGCTAAACCCTGGTCGAGAGCTTTGTGCTCGTCGTCAAGGAATGTGGTGTAGGTTGCTTCTCGGGGTTTGGGCGTAAAACCCAGAATGGATTTTGCAATTTTTTTGCTGTTCGGGCCGGAAACCCTAACGATGCCGACACCACCGCGTCCGGGTGCGGTGGCAATTGCTGCGATGGTGTCGGTTGTCATTGGAGTATTAGCTATTTTCTATCTGTTTGGTGATCACGTATTGCTGGGTAATCGACAGGGTGTTGTTCACTACCCAGTAGAGTACCAAGCCTGCGGGAAACATCATAAACAGTGCGGTAAAGAAGATAGGCATCATTTGCATAATCTTCGCCTGCATTGGATCTGGAGGGGTCGGATTCAGTTTTTGTTGGATCCACATGGTGGCGCCCATAATTAGCGGCAGCACAAAAAACGGGTCGCGAACACTTAAATCGTGAATCCATAGAAAGAAAGGAGAGTGTCGTAACTCAACACTTTCCATCAGCGTCCAGTAGAGTGCTAGGAAAACTGGCATTTGCAGCAGTACCGGTAAACAGCCGCCCAATGGATTTACTTTTTCTTTCTTATATAGCTTCATCAACTCGCCAGACATTTTCTGGCGGTCATCCCCAAAGCGCTCCTTTAACTCAGCCATTAACGGCTGAACTTTGCGCATTTTCGCCATAGAACGGTAGCTCATGGCGGAGGGGTAGAAGAATAATAACTTGATCGCGCAAGTCAGAAGAATAATTGCGATACCCCAGTTGCCTACCCAGCCCTGGATATACGTTAGAGAGAAATATAGGGGTTTGGCAATCATCCACAACCAACCAAAGTCGATGGTGAGGTCGAGATAGGGCGAAATCTTTTCTAGGTTGCCGATATTTTTCGGGCCGGAGTAGAAAGATGCTTTTAAGCTACCAGTGGAGTTAGGCGCAATTGTCGTACGTTCGCTGGTAAATCCAAGCAGATATATATCTGTTGAGCGACTTTTACGCAAGTTGTAGTGATTGGTCTTTTCGGCATCAGGAATCCAGGCACTGATAAAGTAGTGCTGGATCATAGCAACCCAGCCACCCGCGTTTTCGGATTTTACCGGGTTATCATCCAACTCACTAAACTTGATTTTTTTGTAGTTGGTATCGGGTGTGGTGATGGCTGCTCCCAGGTACGGCTTCATACTCATGCCTGAGCTCGTATCCGGGTTGTAGCTATCGCGTTTGATTTGCCCAAACAGGTTAGCCTGCCAATCTGTTGTGCTGTTGTTCGTTACCAGATATTCAATTGCGATCAGATGGCTAGCACGAGTAAAGGTAAATCGCTTAATGATATCGGCATCAGCTTGCTTTAAGGTCAGATCGATAGACAGCGTGTCTTGATCTTCGCCTAATTTATATTCGTTCGCTTCAACGGAATATATTGGGCGGCCTTTATTACCGTCAGTACCATTTGGGCCAATCAATCCCGACTGAGCAACATAAGTGTGGGATTCTGTTCTGTTTAACAGAACAAAGGGATTGTCATTTTCGTTAAGTTTTGCGTTGTAGTCGAGCAGCGCAACTTTAACGATGTCGCCACCCTGGGTATCGATTAGTATCTCGGCGTTATCAGTAGTAACCGTGATCAACTGTGAATAGCTGTCAGCGGGTTGCGATATATCGTTGCTTTCAGCAGAACCGTTTTTGACGGTCGGTGCATCGGGAATATCACCGATGGCATTTTCCCGAGCGCTTTCAGGTAAAGAAGGCGTGGGCACCTCTTGGCGAGGGGCGGGAGATGCGACTAGTGTTGTTTGGTCGTTGGACGCTACTGAATTTTCCAGTTGCTCTTCCTTGAACTCATTCCAGCGAATAAACAACAGGAACAAAACAATCAGAATGCCCCCAATGAGCGAGTTTCGAAGCCAATTCATGGTGGATAACTACCGTTTTTAGTGATGATGGTGTGAATGTGAAGACTGGCCTGGCACAGGATCGTAACCGCCGGGATGCCAGGGATGGCATTTGCCGAGTCGTTTTAGGGAGAGCCAGGATCCTCGGGAAATACCGTGTAGTTGGATTGCGTCTATTGCATAACTAGAGCAGGTTGGCTCAAAGCGGCACCTGGGGCCTAATAAAGGGCTGATCAGGTAACGGTATAAATAAACAGGTAGGAGAACGAGGCGTTTTGTCAGCGTTAATTGACTGCGGTGTTTCCCGTTTTTTTCACCCGTTTGGCAAGACGTTTCCATAGATTTTCTAGGATTTCGAGTAATTCTTGGTTGGCAATTTGGTCGCCACCCCGTCGGGCCAGAACTATAGCATCTATTGCTGGCAGATTGTGCTGTTTCAGGCGGAATGTCTCGCGAATTAAGCGCTTCACGCGGTTTCGGTTTACGGCTAAACGAATATTTTTTTTAGCGATAATTAAACCGAGTCGGGGATAACCCA
Coding sequences within:
- the yidC gene encoding membrane protein insertase YidC, with the protein product MNWLRNSLIGGILIVLFLLFIRWNEFKEEQLENSVASNDQTTLVASPAPRQEVPTPSLPESARENAIGDIPDAPTVKNGSAESNDISQPADSYSQLITVTTDNAEILIDTQGGDIVKVALLDYNAKLNENDNPFVLLNRTESHTYVAQSGLIGPNGTDGNKGRPIYSVEANEYKLGEDQDTLSIDLTLKQADADIIKRFTFTRASHLIAIEYLVTNNSTTDWQANLFGQIKRDSYNPDTSSGMSMKPYLGAAITTPDTNYKKIKFSELDDNPVKSENAGGWVAMIQHYFISAWIPDAEKTNHYNLRKSRSTDIYLLGFTSERTTIAPNSTGSLKASFYSGPKNIGNLEKISPYLDLTIDFGWLWMIAKPLYFSLTYIQGWVGNWGIAIILLTCAIKLLFFYPSAMSYRSMAKMRKVQPLMAELKERFGDDRQKMSGELMKLYKKEKVNPLGGCLPVLLQMPVFLALYWTLMESVELRHSPFFLWIHDLSVRDPFFVLPLIMGATMWIQQKLNPTPPDPMQAKIMQMMPIFFTALFMMFPAGLVLYWVVNNTLSITQQYVITKQIENS
- the yidD gene encoding membrane protein insertion efficiency factor YidD, translated to METSCQTGEKNGKHRSQLTLTKRLVLLPVYLYRYLISPLLGPRCRFEPTCSSYAIDAIQLHGISRGSWLSLKRLGKCHPWHPGGYDPVPGQSSHSHHHH
- the mnmE gene encoding tRNA uridine-5-carboxymethylaminomethyl(34) synthesis GTPase MnmE, with the translated sequence MTTDTIAAIATAPGRGGVGIVRVSGPNSKKIAKSILGFTPKPREATYTTFLDDEHKALDQGLALFFPNPNSFTGEDVLEFQGHGGPVILDMLLSAILKSGARMALPGEFSERAFLNDKLDLAQAEAIADLIDASSQQAAKQALNSLKGDFSKKINSLVDGLIHLRMYVESAIDFPEEEIDFLSDGKVQGDLQTLIEETASILDSAQQGVLMREGMKVVIAGRPNAGKSSLLNALAQREVAIVTDIEGTTRDVLREHIHIDGMPLHVIDTAGLRKSSDKVEQIGIERAWKEIEQADRILLMVDSTNPPVNLEQEDYWEQLGKHPEAFSKLTIITNKIDESGYQIQEQKSNIHEIAISAKTGSGLDNIREHLKQIMGFHSVAEGGFSARRRHIEAINKAQEYLLTGQYQLRHHAAGELLADDLRLAQEHLSEITGKFTPDDLLGKIFSSFCIGK
- the rnpA gene encoding ribonuclease P protein component, with the translated sequence MDDSDRLKDLSFRKTDRLLNSGDFTAVFDNAQFKAPHSNFLILAKANNLGYPRLGLIIAKKNIRLAVNRNRVKRLIRETFRLKQHNLPAIDAIVLARRGGDQIANQELLEILENLWKRLAKRVKKTGNTAVN
- the mnmG gene encoding tRNA uridine-5-carboxymethylaminomethyl(34) synthesis enzyme MnmG, whose product is MIYPTDFDVIVIGGGHAGTEACLAAARMGCKTLLLTHNIETLGQMSCNPAIGGIGKSHLVKEIDALGGVMAKATDKGGIQFRVLNNRKGPAVRATRAQADRILYKAAIRETLENQPNLSIFQQAVDDLIVEGERVTGVITQMGLKFRAPAVVLTAGTFLGGRIHIGMENHSGGRAGDPPSISLAGRLRELPLRVERLKTGTPPRIDARSVNFDGLEEQWGDSPVTAMSYLGSSDDHPQQTCCWITHTNLQTHEIIRGGFDRSPMFTGVIEGVGPRYCPSIEDKVNRFADKDSHQIFIEPEGLTTHELYPNGISTSLPFDIQLALVRSIKGFENAHICRPGYAIEYDFFNPQDLQYSFETKAIAGLFFAGQINGTTGYEEAGAQGLLAGANAALKVLGREPWCPERDQAYIGVLADDLITMGTREPYRMFTSRAEYRLLLREDNADSRLTEKGRELGLVDDQRWQAFCEKREAVELETQRFKSTWIQAGSDEANRLADKLTAPLNREYSLMDLLKRPELSYQDLGNLKGEGVSVTAVAEQVEISAKYAGYIDRQQDEITRLRQHENTPVPVDFDYTTVEGLSNELKQKLSEAKPDTIARASRIPGVTPAAVSLLLIYLKKRGLLKKQAAVTS